The Manihot esculenta cultivar AM560-2 chromosome 1, M.esculenta_v8, whole genome shotgun sequence genome has a window encoding:
- the LOC110626859 gene encoding exocyst complex component SEC8 isoform X6, with protein MGFFDGLPVPPDKEYLRDELSRIDESWATARFDSLPHVVHILTSKDREGEVQILKEQSDVVEEVVDEVVHAYHGGFNKAIQNYSQILRLFSESAESIGTLKVDLSEAKKRLGTRNKQLHQLWYRSVTLRHIISLLDQIEGIAKVPSRIEKLIAEKQYYAAVQLHVQSTLMLEREGLQTVGALQDVRSELTKLRGTLFYKVFEDLHAHLYNNGEYSSVASSMNERDDALPTTTAVAFTMSNSQSLSRRTRLMKGDNHGFMDGSYRLSSADGGSSFDGHDEEGTLESHDESNLNGHSATMRVNGGDGNTKDSKVVPHQVPHWLSNSTPDEFVETIKKSDALLHVKYLLTMVECLCMLGKVAAAGAMICQRLRPTVHDIITSKIKSHAELVNSSKSSICQAVQTAATGLHIMKGQLESYQLSKQKPQNGISLAVTLLSVSPVSPVMAPAGKAQAAAKDLLSSILDTVVQIFENHVVVGELLESKSTQNADMNTAQSMIDVNWNPDSEASQVAGGFSIGSSMSVLQSECQQLICEILRATPEAASADAAVQTARLASKAPSKEKKDGSEDGLTFAFRFTDASISIPNQGVDLIRQGWNRRGPNVLQEGYGSAAVLPEQGIYLAASVYRPVLEFTDKVASLLPKKYSQLGNDGLLAFVENFVKDHFLPTMFVDYRKGVQQAISSPAAFRPRAHAAASYTSSIEKGRPVLQGLLAIDFLAKEVLGWAQAMPKFSSDLVKYVQTFLERAYERCRTSYMEAVLEKQSYMLIGRHDIEKLMRLDPASSCLPNPPSKANVNNTSGSESAEVESELSELLLNLRPIRQENLIRDDNKLILLASLSDSLEYVADSIER; from the exons ATGGGTTTTTTTGATGGATTGCCAGTTCCTCCTGACAAAGAG TATTTGAGGGATGAGCTTTCAAGAATAGATGAGAGTTGGGCTACTGCACGTTTTGACTCATTACCTCATGTTGTTCATATTTTGACGTCAAAAGATCGTGAAGGTGAAGTGCAAATTTTGAAGGAACAAAGTGATGTTGTTGAGGAGGTTGTGGATGAAGTTGTGCATGCTTATCATGGTGGCTTCAACAAAGCAATTCAAAATTATTCTCAG ATCTTGCGGTTATTCAGTGAATCTGCAGAAAGTATTGGCACACTAAAGGTTGATTTGAGTGAAGCAAAGAAGCGCCTTGGCACCCGAAACAAACAATTGCATCAGTTATGGTATCGGTCTGTTACGCTGCGGCACATAATCTCACTACTAGATCAAATTGAGGGCATAGCTAAG GTTCCGTCTCGTATTGAGAAACTCATTGCTGAAAAGCAATATTATGCAGCAGTTCAATTACATGTTCAGTCAACATTGATGCTTGAGCGAGAAGGTCTTCAAACA GTTGGTGCTCTTCAAGATGTTCGGTCTGAGCTAACGAAGTTGAGAGGAACTCTTTTCTACAAAGTTTTTGAGGATTTGCATGCACACCTTTACAACAATGGAGAGTATAG CTCGGTTGCCTCAAGCATGAATGAAAGAGATGATGCCTTGCCAACCACCACTGCTGTTGCATTTACAATGAGTAATTCACAATCTTTATCTCGAAGAACCAGATTAATGAAAGGTGACAATCATGGATTCATGGACGGATCGTATAGGCTCAGTTCTGCTGATGGAGG TTCATCATTTGATGGCCATGATGAGGAAGGTACCTTGGAATCAcatgatgaatcaaacctgaatGGACATTCTGCAACAATGAGGGTAAATGGTGGCGATGGCAATACAAAGGACAGTAAAGTTGTTCCTCATCAAGTACCACATTGGCTTTCAAATTCCACTCCTGATGAATTTGTT GAAACAATAAAAAAGAGTGATGCTCTACTTCATGTGAAGTATTTGCTGACAATGGTCGAGTGCCTCTGCATGCTAGGCAAAGTTGCAGCTGCTGGTGCGATGATATG CCAGAGATTGCGACCCACAGTTCATGACATTATCACTTCCAAGATAAAATCTCATGCGGAACTTGTCAACTCTTCAAAGTCTAGCATTTGTCAGGCTGTCCAAACTGCTGCCACAGGTCTTCATATCATGAAAGGGCAGTTAGAGAGCTACCAGTTGTCAAAACAGAAGCCTCAGAATGGGATATCACTGGCGGTGACATTATTGTCAGTAAGCCCTGTTTCACCAGTAATGGCTCCTGCAGGGAAAGCGCAGGCTGCTGCAAAGGATCTTCTCAGTTCAATCTTGGACACTGTTGTTCAAATATTTG AGAATCATGTTGTTGTTGGAGAGCTTCTAGAATCAAAATCTACCCAGAATGCTGATATGAACACAGCACAGTCCATGATAGATGTAAATTGGAACCCTGATTCTGAAGCATCTCAAGTTGCTGGAGGTTTCAGCATAGGTTCTTCCATGTCAGTTTTGCAG AGTGAATGCCAACAACTTATATGTGAAATTCTGCGAGCAACTCCTGAAGCTGCATCTGCAGATGCTGCTGTTCAAACTGCTCGACTTGCAAGTAAAGCTCCTTCCAAGGAAAAGAA GGATGGTTCAGAAGATGGCCTTACATTTGCTTTTCGGTTCACAGATGCTAGTATATCTATTCCTAACCAAG GTGTTGATCTTATTCGTCAAGGGTGGAATAGGAGAGGTCCGAATGTCTTACAAGAAGGTTACGGTTCTGCTGCTGTCTTGCCTGAGCAAGGCATATACCTAGCAGCATCTGTATATCGGCCTGTCCTCGAG TTCACAGATAAGGTTGCTTCGTTATTGCCAAAAAAATATTCGCAACTTGG GAATGATGGATTACTAGCATTTGTAGAGAACTTTGTTAAGGACCATTTTTTACCAACCATGTTCGTGGACTACCGGAAGGGTGTACAGCAAGCTATATCAA GTCCGGCTGCATTTCGCCCAAGGGCACATGCTGCTGCTAGTTATACCTCATCAATTGAGAAGGGTCGACCTGTCTTGCAGGGACTTTTGGCAATAGACTTCTTAGCGAAAGAG GTTCTTGGTTGGGCTCAAGCAATGCCAAAATTTTCTAGTGATCTTGTGAAGTATGTGCAAACTTTCCTTGAACGAGCATATGAAAGATGTCGAACATCATACATGGAG GCCGTTCTTGAGAAGCAGAGTTACATGCTAATTGGGAGGCATGATATTGAGAAGTTGATGCGTCTTGATCCAGCAAGCTCATGTTTGCCAAATCCCCCAAGTAAGGCAAATGTGAACAATACCTCAGGTTCTGAATCTGCTGAGGTTGAATCAGAATTAAGCGAGTTATTATTGAATTTGCGGCCTATCAGGCAg GAAAATCTAATTCGTGATGACAACAAACTAATTTTGCTGGCATCCCTTAGTGATTCATTGGAGTATGTTGCAGACTCAATTGAAAG